The following coding sequences are from one Pseudoalteromonas rubra window:
- the rplN gene encoding 50S ribosomal protein L14, giving the protein MIQMQTQLDVADNSGARKVQCIKVLGGSHRRYAAVGDIIKVSVKEAIPRGKVKKGDVKNAVVVRTKKGVRRPDGSLIRFDSNAAVILNDSLQPIGTRIFGPVTRELRNEKFMKIVSLAPEVL; this is encoded by the coding sequence ATGATCCAAATGCAAACTCAGCTGGACGTTGCTGATAACAGCGGCGCTCGCAAAGTGCAGTGTATTAAAGTCTTAGGTGGTTCGCACCGTCGCTACGCAGCGGTTGGCGACATCATTAAAGTTTCTGTTAAAGAAGCGATTCCTCGCGGTAAAGTGAAGAAAGGTGATGTTAAAAACGCAGTAGTTGTGCGCACCAAAAAAGGCGTTCGTCGTCCAGACGGTTCTTTGATCCGTTTCGACAGTAATGCTGCTGTTATCCTTAACGATAGCCTACAGCCGATCGGAACTCGTATCTTCGGCCCTGTGACTCGTGAACTACGTAACGAAAAGTTCATGAAGATCGTTTCACTAGCACCAGAAGTACTATAA
- the rplX gene encoding 50S ribosomal protein L24 — protein MAAKIRRDDEVIVLAGKDKGKRGKVLSLVTETGRVFVEGINIIKKHQKPVPQLQQAGGIVEKEASIDVSNVAIFNAETGKADRVGFRFEDGKKVRFFKSTGKTI, from the coding sequence ATGGCAGCAAAAATCCGTCGTGATGACGAAGTAATCGTACTAGCCGGTAAAGACAAAGGTAAGCGCGGTAAAGTGCTTTCACTTGTAACTGAAACTGGTCGAGTATTTGTCGAAGGCATCAATATCATCAAAAAGCACCAGAAGCCTGTACCACAACTACAGCAAGCTGGCGGCATTGTTGAGAAAGAAGCGTCTATCGACGTATCTAATGTCGCGATCTTTAATGCCGAAACTGGCAAAGCAGATCGTGTAGGTTTTAGATTTGAAGACGGTAAAAAAGTCCGTTTCTTCAAGTCTACTGGTAAAACTATCTAA